In Methylotenera sp. L2L1, the following proteins share a genomic window:
- the purL gene encoding phosphoribosylformylglycinamidine synthase: MSQSNPNPQMISLRGSAALSPFRIEKIQNKLSEICPNIGHVYAEFWHFIWVDGELSALQENTLNQILTYGPSMQAEEPSGEFILVLPRVGTISPWASRATDIVQHCGLPATQRVERGIAYYVQTKNGQALTADERKLLLPLLHDRMTESVFDNKQDADKLFHTDTPKPLSTIDVLQGGKAALDQANNEMGLALSPDEVDYLFDNFTRMQRNPTDVELMMFAQANSEHCRHKIFNADWVIDGAQQEMSLFAMIRNTHKLNPGKTVVAYSDNASIVAGQQANEPTKRFYPSEDGAYRFIEEDMHFLMKVETHNHPTAISPFAGAATGAGGEIRDEGATGSGSKPKAGLTGFSVSNLNIPNFTQPWESAAYGKPNRIASPLQIMVDGPLGGAAYNNEFGRPNITGYFRTLEIEAPAANGNTEVRGYHKPIMLAGGIGNISAQHSKKNPIPAGAALIQLGGPAMLIGLGGGAASSMDTGSNVENLDFDSVQRGNPELERRAQEVIDRCWQLGENNPILSIHDVGAGGISNAFPELVNDAGVGAIFQLRDVNNEEPGMSPRELWSNEAQERYVMAIAQEDLPRFKEICERERCPYAVVGYATEERHLTVADSHFDNKPVDMDLSVLLGKPPKMTRDVKSTVQTLKAFDTSKIDLKDAAARVLRLPGVADKTFLITIGDRSVTGLVAREQMVGPWQVPVADVGVTLAGYETYRGEAFAIGEKAPLALVNAPASGRMAIGESITNIAASLIDDISDLKLSANWMAPAGHAGEDAALFETVKAVGMELCPQLGVSIPVGKDSMSMKTVWNDDGQNKSVTSPISLVVTAFAATPDARKTLTPQLQTNVASQLILIDLGAGKNRMGGSSLAQVYGEIGNVAPDVDDANQLKHFFNTIQQLNKSGKILAYHDRSDGGLFTTLVEMAFAGHCGLNVDVSSLQGSVVDALYNEELGAVIQVRAKDASAIVAQFNGLAHVVAEVTTANQIEIKQNGQVIFADTRVNLHRMWSETTYHMQKLRDNPVSAQQEYDRLLNDSDRGLFAELTYNPSENIAAPYIATGARPKMAILREQGVNGHVEMAASFDRAGFAAYDVHMSDIIAGRVSLKDFAGVVACGGFSYGDVLGAGEGWAKSILFNARARDEFSAFFNRQDSFALGVCNGCQMMSNLRELIPGAAHWPHFVKNKSEQFEARLSMVEVLESPSIFFNGMAGSKMPIAVAHGEGFAEFSQTNAVNELLAQKLVTMRFIDHASTATEMYPFNPNGSPQGVTGLTSTDGRFSIMMPHPERVIRNVQNTWQRSDDTEDSAWIRMFRNARKYIA, encoded by the coding sequence ATGAGCCAATCTAATCCAAACCCACAAATGATTAGCCTGCGTGGCAGTGCTGCTTTATCACCTTTCAGAATTGAAAAAATTCAAAATAAGCTAAGTGAAATTTGCCCAAACATTGGGCATGTTTACGCTGAATTTTGGCATTTTATATGGGTGGATGGTGAGCTATCAGCCCTGCAAGAAAACACACTGAACCAAATTTTAACGTATGGCCCTAGCATGCAGGCGGAAGAGCCTAGTGGCGAATTTATTCTGGTGCTGCCTCGCGTTGGCACGATTTCGCCTTGGGCTTCGCGTGCGACAGACATTGTGCAGCATTGCGGATTGCCAGCCACTCAGCGTGTAGAACGCGGCATTGCTTACTATGTGCAAACAAAAAATGGTCAAGCACTCACAGCCGATGAGCGTAAGTTGTTGTTGCCGTTGCTGCATGACCGTATGACAGAATCAGTGTTTGATAACAAGCAAGATGCGGATAAGTTGTTCCATACCGATACGCCTAAACCTTTAAGCACGATCGATGTGTTGCAAGGCGGTAAGGCTGCACTTGATCAAGCCAATAATGAGATGGGTTTGGCATTGTCGCCTGATGAAGTGGATTATCTTTTCGATAACTTCACCAGAATGCAGCGTAACCCAACTGACGTTGAGTTAATGATGTTTGCACAGGCAAACTCTGAGCATTGCCGCCATAAAATCTTTAATGCAGATTGGGTGATTGATGGCGCGCAACAGGAGATGTCTCTATTTGCGATGATTCGCAATACGCACAAGCTAAACCCAGGCAAAACAGTAGTAGCGTACTCTGATAACGCTTCAATTGTGGCGGGTCAGCAAGCGAATGAACCTACCAAACGTTTTTACCCATCTGAAGATGGCGCATATCGCTTTATTGAAGAAGATATGCACTTCTTGATGAAAGTGGAAACACACAACCACCCAACCGCAATTTCTCCATTTGCAGGTGCTGCAACGGGTGCGGGTGGTGAGATTCGTGATGAAGGTGCAACGGGCAGTGGCTCTAAACCTAAGGCGGGTTTAACTGGTTTTTCTGTATCTAATTTGAATATTCCTAACTTTACGCAACCTTGGGAATCAGCTGCTTACGGCAAACCTAATCGCATTGCTTCACCTTTGCAAATCATGGTGGATGGCCCATTAGGTGGCGCTGCCTATAATAATGAGTTTGGTCGCCCAAACATTACCGGTTATTTCCGTACCTTGGAAATTGAAGCGCCAGCTGCAAATGGCAATACTGAAGTGCGTGGTTATCACAAACCAATCATGTTGGCAGGTGGTATCGGTAATATCTCTGCACAGCACTCTAAAAAGAATCCAATTCCAGCAGGTGCAGCACTGATTCAATTGGGTGGCCCAGCAATGCTGATTGGCTTGGGTGGCGGTGCGGCATCTAGTATGGATACTGGCAGCAACGTTGAGAACTTGGACTTTGACTCTGTACAACGCGGTAACCCTGAGTTGGAACGTAGAGCGCAAGAAGTGATTGACCGTTGCTGGCAGTTGGGCGAAAACAACCCGATTTTAAGTATTCATGACGTGGGTGCAGGCGGTATTTCCAATGCATTCCCAGAGCTAGTGAACGATGCAGGTGTAGGTGCAATATTCCAATTACGCGATGTGAATAATGAAGAGCCAGGCATGTCACCACGTGAGCTGTGGAGCAACGAGGCGCAAGAGCGCTATGTCATGGCGATTGCGCAAGAAGATTTACCGCGCTTTAAAGAAATTTGTGAGCGTGAGCGCTGTCCTTATGCGGTGGTGGGTTACGCCACAGAAGAGCGTCATTTAACGGTCGCTGACAGTCATTTTGACAACAAACCAGTGGATATGGATTTGTCTGTATTGCTAGGTAAACCACCAAAAATGACGCGTGACGTGAAAAGCACGGTGCAAACACTTAAAGCGTTTGATACTAGCAAAATAGACTTGAAAGACGCGGCTGCGCGCGTGTTGCGTTTACCGGGTGTTGCAGATAAAACATTCTTGATTACCATTGGTGACCGTTCTGTGACTGGCTTGGTCGCGCGTGAGCAAATGGTTGGCCCATGGCAAGTGCCAGTGGCTGACGTTGGCGTCACCTTAGCTGGTTATGAAACTTACCGTGGCGAAGCTTTTGCCATCGGTGAAAAAGCACCACTCGCGTTAGTCAACGCTCCAGCATCTGGTCGTATGGCGATTGGTGAGTCTATTACCAATATTGCCGCGAGTTTGATTGATGACATCAGCGATTTAAAACTTTCAGCCAACTGGATGGCGCCAGCTGGGCATGCTGGCGAAGATGCTGCCCTGTTTGAAACAGTGAAAGCAGTGGGTATGGAGCTATGTCCACAATTGGGCGTCAGTATCCCAGTGGGTAAAGACTCCATGAGTATGAAGACGGTGTGGAATGATGATGGTCAAAACAAGTCTGTAACTTCACCAATTTCATTGGTAGTGACAGCATTTGCCGCAACACCAGATGCACGTAAAACACTCACGCCACAATTACAAACCAATGTTGCTTCTCAGTTGATATTAATTGACTTAGGCGCAGGCAAAAACCGTATGGGCGGCTCAAGCCTTGCGCAGGTGTATGGCGAAATTGGCAACGTAGCGCCTGATGTTGATGATGCTAACCAATTAAAACACTTCTTCAATACGATTCAGCAGTTGAATAAGTCTGGCAAGATTTTGGCTTACCACGACCGTTCTGATGGCGGCTTATTTACTACCTTGGTAGAGATGGCATTTGCTGGACACTGTGGTTTGAACGTAGACGTATCTAGCTTGCAAGGCAGTGTTGTTGATGCACTGTATAACGAAGAGCTAGGTGCGGTGATTCAGGTGCGTGCAAAAGATGCATCAGCGATTGTTGCTCAGTTCAATGGGTTGGCACATGTGGTGGCAGAGGTGACAACGGCTAACCAAATTGAGATCAAACAAAATGGTCAGGTAATCTTTGCTGATACGCGCGTTAACTTGCATCGTATGTGGTCTGAAACTACTTACCATATGCAAAAGCTGCGTGATAACCCAGTAAGCGCTCAGCAAGAATACGACAGATTGTTAAACGATTCTGACCGTGGTTTGTTTGCAGAGTTAACTTATAACCCAAGTGAAAATATTGCTGCGCCGTACATTGCAACCGGTGCGCGTCCTAAAATGGCTATCTTGCGTGAGCAAGGTGTGAACGGCCATGTGGAAATGGCAGCTTCATTTGACCGTGCTGGTTTTGCCGCCTATGACGTTCACATGAGCGATATTATTGCAGGTCGAGTATCTCTTAAAGACTTCGCGGGTGTGGTTGCCTGTGGTGGTTTCTCTTACGGTGACGTGCTTGGCGCGGGCGAGGGCTGGGCTAAATCTATTTTATTTAACGCACGTGCGCGCGATGAGTTTTCTGCGTTCTTTAATCGTCAAGATAGCTTTGCGCTTGGTGTATGTAACGGCTGTCAAATGATGAGTAATCTGCGCGAGCTGATTCCAGGTGCGGCGCATTGGCCACATTTTGTGAAAAATAAATCAGAGCAATTTGAAGCGCGCTTGAGCATGGTAGAGGTTTTAGAGTCTCCATCTATCTTCTTTAATGGCATGGCTGGTAGCAAAATGCCAATTGCTGTTGCACATGGTGAAGGTTTTGCGGAATTTTCTCAGACTAACGCTGTCAATGAGCTGTTAGCACAGAAATTAGTGACGATGCGCTTTATTGATCATGCATCTACAGCTACTGAGATGTATCCGTTTAATCCAAACGGATCACCGCAGGGTGTCACTGGATTAACCAGCACAGATGGGCGTTTTAGTATTATGATGCCACATCCTGAACGTGTGATTCGCAATGTGCAAAACACATGGCAACGTTCTGATGACACTGAAGATAGTGCTTGGATTCGTATGTTCCGCAATGCGAGAAAGTACATTGCTTAA
- the corA gene encoding magnesium/cobalt transporter CorA, whose translation MKRRRKPKKHLSTKIGMAPGSLVYVGSMDADAAEVAKPIVSVMAYDAAELTEQVLSADELASFKLSDYTNAGKKLWLNVHGVHDAALIKQIGDLFHLHPLVQEDILNTEQRPKIDEFDDYVFLETRCFRYDKLAMAMDSEQVSFVLGRDYLLTFQERSTGNFEPVRTRMRASRAHIRELGVDYLAYALLDSVVDRYFSVLEAVGDASEALEEVLLRKPTNTELHAIHQLKHVSIELRRAVWPLREVINTLTRNENDFFKPATMPYLRDVYDHTVSFIESLESIRDALSGMMDIYMASVSQRVNLEVRALTVVAMLFMPATLIAGIFGMNFHEMPWLADKDGFWWAMGLMLGIALVMLTIFWRRQWLTSQT comes from the coding sequence ATGAAAAGACGGCGTAAACCTAAAAAGCATCTTTCTACAAAAATCGGTATGGCGCCGGGCTCGCTAGTCTATGTGGGCAGTATGGATGCTGATGCCGCAGAAGTGGCAAAGCCTATCGTAAGCGTGATGGCTTATGACGCTGCAGAATTGACTGAGCAAGTGTTAAGTGCCGATGAACTCGCCAGCTTTAAATTGAGCGATTACACCAACGCCGGCAAAAAGCTTTGGCTAAATGTGCATGGCGTGCATGATGCTGCGCTGATTAAGCAAATTGGCGATTTATTCCACTTACACCCCTTGGTGCAGGAAGATATTCTCAATACCGAGCAGCGCCCGAAAATAGACGAATTTGACGATTACGTGTTTTTAGAAACGCGTTGCTTCAGGTACGACAAACTTGCGATGGCAATGGACTCAGAGCAGGTGAGCTTTGTATTAGGGCGAGATTATCTGCTGACGTTTCAAGAGCGCTCTACCGGTAATTTTGAGCCAGTGAGAACGCGCATGCGTGCAAGCCGTGCGCATATTCGTGAGTTGGGCGTGGATTACTTAGCCTACGCATTGCTTGATAGCGTGGTAGATAGATACTTTAGCGTGCTGGAGGCGGTAGGGGATGCGAGCGAGGCGCTTGAAGAGGTGCTGCTGCGCAAACCAACCAATACCGAGCTGCATGCGATTCATCAGCTTAAGCATGTGAGCATAGAGTTGCGCCGCGCGGTGTGGCCGCTACGTGAAGTGATTAACACCTTAACCCGTAACGAAAATGATTTTTTCAAACCCGCGACCATGCCGTATTTGCGGGATGTGTACGACCATACCGTCAGTTTTATTGAATCGCTGGAGTCTATCCGCGATGCATTAAGCGGCATGATGGATATTTACATGGCGAGCGTGAGTCAGCGCGTTAACCTGGAAGTGCGCGCCTTAACCGTGGTGGCGATGCTATTTATGCCAGCTACGCTGATTGCCGGTATTTTTGGTATGAACTTTCATGAGATGCCGTGGCTGGCAGATAAAGACGGCTTTTGGTGGGCAATGGGTTTAATGCTCGGTATCGCATTGGTGATGCTCACTATCTTTTGGCGCAGGCAGTGGCTAACGAGTCAAACTTAG
- a CDS encoding flavin reductase family protein has translation MFNSIMLDVAYRLLNHGPTVLVTTAHGEQCNIMAAAWSMPLDFDPPKIAIVIDKKTYTRELIEASGSFAINVPCCAQAEMVVQVGASSGRELLGKEADNKFAAFDLPTFAASKIAAPLVAGCVAWLECKLIAEPHIQDAYDLFLGEVVAAHADERVFSNGHWHFDGHDELRTIHHVAGGNFMAIGEAFKA, from the coding sequence ATGTTTAATTCAATAATGTTAGATGTTGCTTACCGCCTCCTAAACCACGGTCCTACCGTGCTTGTCACCACCGCTCACGGTGAGCAGTGCAACATCATGGCCGCGGCATGGAGTATGCCGCTGGATTTTGATCCGCCTAAAATCGCGATTGTGATTGATAAAAAAACTTACACACGCGAGCTGATAGAGGCTTCCGGCAGTTTTGCCATTAATGTGCCATGCTGTGCGCAGGCGGAGATGGTGGTGCAAGTGGGTGCTAGCTCCGGGCGTGAACTATTGGGGAAAGAGGCGGACAATAAGTTTGCCGCTTTTGATTTGCCCACGTTTGCCGCCAGCAAGATTGCTGCACCATTAGTCGCGGGCTGTGTGGCTTGGCTGGAGTGCAAGCTGATTGCCGAGCCGCATATTCAGGATGCTTACGATTTGTTTTTAGGTGAGGTGGTTGCGGCGCATGCGGATGAACGTGTGTTTAGTAATGGGCATTGGCATTTTGATGGGCATGATGAGTTACGCACCATACACCATGTGGCGGGTGGTAACTTTATGGCGATAGGCGAGGCGTTTAAAGCATAA
- a CDS encoding abortive infection family protein — MKITDYSANKLGEYVAGDIAGWPYRKGAELIDFFNQFGFNDVYAEGFPTRRVFAQEKIKQLNGKPILKSVIRQILDPRLWLDSSNGSVEEAVDKVNGLIKFDGYEVVRDGNFYKVRDLADSMIEIDAPFDASKLSESLIEEQIRKCREKVELGDYSGAITNARSLIEGVCINIEMELVVAHQEYDGDLNKLFTRVRKLLNLDPSRKDISDSLKQVLSGLAGIVSGLACMRNKMSDAHAGSYKPSRHHAKLAVNAAKTLADFLFETKAYQKEKGLLPSGSNS, encoded by the coding sequence ATGAAAATTACTGACTATTCTGCAAATAAGTTAGGGGAGTATGTCGCTGGAGACATTGCTGGATGGCCGTATAGAAAAGGCGCTGAGTTAATAGATTTCTTTAATCAGTTTGGTTTTAATGATGTTTATGCGGAAGGGTTTCCTACTCGGAGAGTATTTGCTCAAGAGAAAATCAAGCAGTTGAATGGAAAGCCAATTTTAAAAAGTGTCATTCGTCAAATTCTTGACCCAAGACTTTGGCTGGACAGTTCAAATGGAAGTGTCGAGGAGGCTGTTGATAAGGTAAATGGCTTAATTAAATTCGATGGCTATGAAGTAGTTCGGGATGGTAATTTTTATAAGGTTAGGGATTTAGCAGACTCAATGATAGAAATTGATGCGCCTTTTGATGCGTCTAAGCTATCTGAGTCGCTGATAGAAGAACAAATTCGAAAGTGTAGAGAAAAAGTTGAGCTTGGAGACTACTCCGGGGCAATCACAAATGCGCGCTCTTTGATTGAAGGTGTGTGTATAAATATTGAGATGGAGTTGGTTGTAGCTCATCAAGAATACGATGGTGATTTGAATAAGCTTTTTACTCGGGTTAGAAAGTTGCTTAACTTAGACCCAAGTAGAAAAGATATTTCAGACTCTCTTAAGCAGGTTCTTTCCGGCCTGGCGGGTATAGTTTCCGGTTTGGCATGTATGCGAAATAAAATGTCTGACGCCCATGCTGGGAGCTATAAACCTAGTCGCCACCATGCAAAATTAGCAGTTAACGCAGCGAAAACATTGGCGGATTTTCTTTTCGAAACGAAAGCGTATCAGAAAGAAAAGGGTTTGTTGCCAAGCGGCTCAAATAGTTAG